GTTATGCTTGATACTGTTCGCCGCTTCATTGAGGAGCACGCCCTTTTTTCCATTGAAAAAGACCCGGTGCTGGTGGCCGTAAGCGGCGGCCTCGATTCGGTGGTATTGTTAGACATTCTGCACCGCCTGGGGGTTCAAGTAGCCGTGGCCCACTGCCACTTCGGCCTCCGCGGCGAAGACGCCGACGCCGACGAGCAGTTTGTGCGCAAGCTGGCCAAGCAGTACGGCCTCCCCTACTTCGCCGAGTTTTTCCAGACCAAGGAATTTGCCGAGCAGGAAGGCATTTCGACCCAAATGGCGGCCCGCTTCCTGCGCTACCGCTGGTTTGAGCAGGTGCGCGAGGCGCAGGACCTGGCCTACATCGCCACCGGCCACCACCAGCGCGACCAAGCCGAAACCATGATTCTCAACCTCACGCACGGCACCGGCCTGGCCGGGCTGCACGGCATTCAGGTGAAAAACGGCCACGTGGTGCGCCCGCTGCTGGGCGTGGGCCGCGACGACCTGCACGACTACCTGGTGGAGCGCGGCCTGCGCTGGCGCGAAGACGACAGCAACGACAGCACCGTGTACCAGCGCAACCTGCTGCGCCACGAGGTGCTGCCCGTGCTGCGCGAAATCAACCCCAACCTAGACCAGACCCTGCACGGCACGGCCGAACGCGTGGGCGGCGCTGAGGAAATAGTGCGGCGCTACGTGGACGACACCACCGCCCAGGCCCGCCGCGACGAGGCCGAAGTGACCTACCTCAGCATTGCCACCCTCCAGAAAACGGCCGCCACGGCCGTGGTACTGCACGAAATGCTCCGCCCCTTCGGCTTTTCCTGGCCGATGGTGAAGGACATTGTGGCGGCCTTTCCCGGCGAGTCAGGCCGACGCTTCGATTCGCCCACGCACCGCCTGGTGAAGGACCGCGAGAACCTGGTTATCACGCCGCGGCGGCTTACGCAGTACGGCACCTTCCAGCTGGCTGCGGGCCAAACCGACTTGCTGGCCGACGGCATGCGCCTGAAAGCCGAGCTGCACGATGACGCCAAGCATTTCATCATTCCGCGCTCCAAAAGCACGGCCGCGCTCGATGCCGACAAGCTGAAATTCCCGCTCACCCTGCGCAAGTGGCAGGAGGGCGACTGGTTTATGCCACTGGGCCTGAAAGGCAAGAAGCTGCTCAGCGACTTCCTCATCGACCAGAAAGTACCGCTCAACTTGAAAGATGACGTGCGCGTGCTGACCTCTGCCGATGGCAAAATCTGCTGGGTGGTGGGCTGGCGTGTCGACGACCGTTTTAAAGTAGAAGACGCCACCGAGCGGGTGCTCACCGTGCAGCGCATGTAAAACGCCCGGCGGGTCCCGCCGGGCGCTACTCCTTACTTCTTCAGCACCAGGTAGCCGTAGGCCGGCAGCGAAACCGCGCTGCCCAGCGTTACGGAAGTGCCTTGGAGGGCATCGGTCCAAGTGGTGCCGACCAAGGAGACGGGCACGGTGTACTGCCGCGCACTATTGCGCACGTTGGCCATCACAAAGGCCTGCTCGCTGCCCGCGGTTTTGGTGAAGGCGCAGACATCGGCCGAGCTGTAGGCTGTGGGCGTGCCGCGGCGCAGGGCGGCGCTACCGGCGCGGGCCCGTAGAAGCTGCTTGTAGGCGCGCGTCACGTCGGGGCGCACGTCCCACTTCACTTTTACCGACGTGAATGGGAAGGGAATGGCGGTGGTCATGCCAGACTCCTGGCCATTGTACACCATCGGCACGCCCTTGTAGCAGGAGGCAATCACGAAAGCCGACATGGCGCCGGCATCGCCGCCAAACAAGGCCACTGGGGTGCCATCGGAGCCGTTCACGTCGTGGTTGGTGGTGTAGCGCACTACTTGCTGGGTGCCGGTTGCTCCCGTGTACTCGCTGGCATTCAGGGCATCGAAGGTTGTGGCTGACCCGCCATTGCCGAATACGCTGCGCAGGCCGCCGTAGAAATTAAAGCCAAAGTTGTAGTCGAACCCCGCGCTGAAGTTGGCGCTGCGGGTGGCCTCAGACAGCAGCAGGAGCTTGTGCGTTTTCACGTGGCGCAGCGTATCCACCGCCTGCTGCCAAAAATCCACGGGGGGCGCATCGGCATAATCAAATCGAAATCCGTCGACGTTGGCCGTATACACCCACGATTTCAGGGCTGCAATCAGGTTCAGGCGCATGGCCGGATTACTGAAGTTGAGCTGAGCCACATCGGTATAGTTGGTGTTGGGCGGGCTGAGGATGGTGCCGGCACTATTCTGCAAATACCAGTCGGGGTGGTCTGCAACCCAGGCATTGTCCCAGCTGGTGTGGTTGGCCACCCAGTCCAGCATCACGCTCAGGCCCCGGGCGTGGGCGGCGTCCACGAGGGTGCGCAGGTCGGCCAGGGTGCCGAATTCAGGATTCACCGCCCGGTAATCTTTTACGGCGTAGGGCGAGTTTACTCCCCGAAGCGTCCCGACCGGATAAATGGGCATCAGGTACACCACATTTGCTCCCAGGGCCTTGATGGAATCGAGCCGGGCCGTAACGCCTGCAAAGTTGCCGCCCTGGCTAAAGGCCCGCATGTTCACCTGGTAGATAACGGCATCTTCCCGGTTGGGCACGCCGGTGAAGGGGGTACCGTATTGCGGGGGCGTCGGAATGCTGGTGACGGGCGGGTTGAAGGGGGCGAACGCAGGCGTAGGCGCCTCTTTTTTGCAGCCGGCCAGCAGGCCCAGGCCCAGCACCAGGGCCAGGCTATTTTTGAAAGCAACAGTAATAAATGCTGGCATGTAGGAATAAATAAATTGGGTTGTGTAGGCGGTAAGGTTTGCCGCTAAAGGGGTGCCGCCCGCAAAAGGTTAGGTATGGGCCTGCAGGCGGCATGAGGCAATGGCGCCTAGGCCGCGGCAAGGTACTCGCGGCGGCCCAGTCCAATTGTGCATAGCCCGGGCCGGGGTATCGAAATTTTGGCATTGCCTGCCGCGGAACAGAGTTTCGGGGTACTTTTGCGCCTGTTCCTCCCTTACATTCTAACTCCATCCCAATGAAAGTTACCGTAGTCGGAGCCGGCAACGTAGGCGCAACTTGCGCCGATGTGCTCGCCACCCGTGAAATTGCCAACGAAATTGTTCTGGTTGACATCAAAGAAGGCATTGCCGAAGGCAAGGCCCTCGATATCTGGCAGAAAGCTCCGATTATCGGCTACGACTCGCGCACCGTGGGCGTCACCAACGACTACGCCCGGACTGCGGGTTCTGATGTAGTGGTTATCACCTCGGGCCTGCCCCGCAAGCCCGGCATGAGCCGCGACGACCTGATT
This region of Hymenobacter sedentarius genomic DNA includes:
- the tilS gene encoding tRNA lysidine(34) synthetase TilS, which codes for MLDTVRRFIEEHALFSIEKDPVLVAVSGGLDSVVLLDILHRLGVQVAVAHCHFGLRGEDADADEQFVRKLAKQYGLPYFAEFFQTKEFAEQEGISTQMAARFLRYRWFEQVREAQDLAYIATGHHQRDQAETMILNLTHGTGLAGLHGIQVKNGHVVRPLLGVGRDDLHDYLVERGLRWREDDSNDSTVYQRNLLRHEVLPVLREINPNLDQTLHGTAERVGGAEEIVRRYVDDTTAQARRDEAEVTYLSIATLQKTAATAVVLHEMLRPFGFSWPMVKDIVAAFPGESGRRFDSPTHRLVKDRENLVITPRRLTQYGTFQLAAGQTDLLADGMRLKAELHDDAKHFIIPRSKSTAALDADKLKFPLTLRKWQEGDWFMPLGLKGKKLLSDFLIDQKVPLNLKDDVRVLTSADGKICWVVGWRVDDRFKVEDATERVLTVQRM
- a CDS encoding alpha-amylase family glycosyl hydrolase; the encoded protein is MPAFITVAFKNSLALVLGLGLLAGCKKEAPTPAFAPFNPPVTSIPTPPQYGTPFTGVPNREDAVIYQVNMRAFSQGGNFAGVTARLDSIKALGANVVYLMPIYPVGTLRGVNSPYAVKDYRAVNPEFGTLADLRTLVDAAHARGLSVMLDWVANHTSWDNAWVADHPDWYLQNSAGTILSPPNTNYTDVAQLNFSNPAMRLNLIAALKSWVYTANVDGFRFDYADAPPVDFWQQAVDTLRHVKTHKLLLLSEATRSANFSAGFDYNFGFNFYGGLRSVFGNGGSATTFDALNASEYTGATGTQQVVRYTTNHDVNGSDGTPVALFGGDAGAMSAFVIASCYKGVPMVYNGQESGMTTAIPFPFTSVKVKWDVRPDVTRAYKQLLRARAGSAALRRGTPTAYSSADVCAFTKTAGSEQAFVMANVRNSARQYTVPVSLVGTTWTDALQGTSVTLGSAVSLPAYGYLVLKK